Below is a window of Halolamina sp. CBA1230 DNA.
GATCGACGTGACCAGATCCCGCGTGTCGACGGCGTCGATCGCGGGGACTCCCTCGCGCTCGAGCCAGTCGGCCACGTCGTCGGTGAACTCCCGCGCGATCGCGACTCGCGGTTTGACGGAGTCGGACTCGAAGCGCTCCTCCCGGACGCCGTAGTTCCCGATCAGCGGGTAGGAGAACGTCAGTACCTGCTCGGCGTAGGAGGGGTCGGTCAGGCTCTCCTCGTAGCCGGTGTAGGCGGTGGTGAAGACGAGCTCGCCCCGGCCCGTGCCGGGGGCACGCGAGCGTCCCTCCACGACACGACCGTCGGCCAGCGCGATGTACGCGCTCATTACGAGAAACGTACTCGCGATCGCTAATAACTGTGTCGTTCGAAGGATTCTTACGAAATTCGTAACCGGTATGACGGAGGGGCCACAGGGGGCTGTATGGACGAACTGGATCGGGAGATCCTGAACATCCTCCGGCGGGACGCGCGGACGCCCTACACCGAGATCGCCGAGCGGGTGGGGACCAGCGAGGGGACGGTGCGCAACCGCGTCGAGGGGATGGTCGAGGAGGGCGTGATCGAGCGGTTCACCGTGACCACCCGGACGGGCAACGTGAAGGCGATGATCGAGATCTCCGTCGCGATGGACGTCAACACCGACGAGGTGGGGAAACGGCTGGCGGAGTGGGACGAGGTCGACTTCGTCTGGCAGGTCTCCGGCGAGGACGACATCGTGCTGATC
It encodes the following:
- a CDS encoding Lrp/AsnC family transcriptional regulator; translation: MDELDREILNILRRDARTPYTEIAERVGTSEGTVRNRVEGMVEEGVIERFTVTTRTGNVKAMIEISVAMDVNTDEVGKRLAEWDEVDFVWQVSGEDDIVLIVDCVDTRAVNELITRAREQEEVEESTTRLILDERLGS